The Schistosoma mansoni, WGS project CABG00000000 data, chromosome 5 unplaced supercontig 0198, strain Puerto Rico, whole genome shotgun sequence genome has a window encoding:
- a CDS encoding guanyl-nucleotide exchange factor, putative has protein sequence MYSAHSVSIIIFVFGTQYLTFLCTFCSCKEFNMQVLDAFSKLHDFKDEEFLPALRQFLLSFQLPGESQKIDRILTSFSERYVEQNPSVFNSPHEAYVLSYAVILLNTTLHNINAKSQNLGLAEEKTFVRAMMEFDEETNLSEDLVRKIYRAIKTEPLRPVSDDSSVCGSNQNNGIHKGWLWKLGGRVKSWKRRWFVLTEDSLLYYLTPDRSRQTKGVIPLEGINIRLIHDKTREFCFELYCPRNQLVKSCKVERELATGHQHTVYRMAAPTLIERDEWIRMLERVTHRLAERRGTRSISVDCTGSSSSATIGSTSHHHHRLPPPVSSLSLRRNGAGSQPDLPSQQSVLN, from the exons ATGTATTCAGCTCACAGTGTGTCCAtcataatttttgtttttggtACCCAATATTTAACTTTTCTGTGTACTTTTTGTAGTTGTAAGGAATTTAACATGCAAGTTTTGGATGCATTCTCCAAGTTGCATGACTTCAAGGACGAAGAGTTTTTACCGGCTCTCAG ACAATTTCTGCTTAGCTTCCAACTGCCTGGGGAGAGTCAGAAAATCGATCGCATTTTAACGAGTTTCTCTGAACGCTATGTAGAGCAAAATCCTTCAGTATTTAACTCGCCAC ACGAGGCTTATGTACTTTCTTACGccgttattttattaaatactaCACTACATAATATAAATGCAAAAAGCCAGAATCTAGGTTTAGCAGAAGAAAAGACATTTGTGCGTGCCATGATGGAATTTGATGAGGAAACTAACTTGTCTGAAGATCTTGTTCGT AAAATTTATCGTGCTATTAAAACTGAACCACTTCGTCCAGTTTCTGACGATTCATCTGTATGTGGATCTAATCAAAATAATGGAATTCATAAAGGATGGTTATGGAAACTTG GTGGTCGGGTTAAAAGTTGGAAAAGACGATGGTTTGTACTCACAGAAGACAGCCTCTTATATTATCTTACTCCCGAT CGTTCTCGTCAAACCAAAGGTGTTATCCCACTGGAAGGAATCAATATTCGACTAATACATGATAAAACAAGAGAGTTTTGTTTCGAATTATATTGTCCAcgaaatcaattagttaaaTCGTGTAAAGTTGAAAGAGAATTAGCCACAG GTCATCAGCATACCGTCTACAGAATGGCTGCACCTACACTTATTGAAAGAGATGAATGGATTCGTATGTTAGAACGTGTAACACATCGTTTAGCTGAACGACGTGGTACACGAAGTATTAGTGTCGATTGTACCGGTTCTTCTAGTTCTGCTACTATAGGATCAACTAGTCATCATCACCATCGTTTACCACCTCCTGTATCCTCTTTATCATTAAGGCGTAATGGAGCTGGAAGTCAACCGGATTTACCTAGTCAACAATCTGTAttaaattaa